In the Syngnathus scovelli strain Florida chromosome 16, RoL_Ssco_1.2, whole genome shotgun sequence genome, one interval contains:
- the kri1 gene encoding protein KRI1 homolog encodes MSDEEGFRINTEFAKRYDIYRQKEELQKLKDRFGDREVNDDSESSESSSDESEVDLDPEVERDFYRTLSLLKKKDPKIYQKDAKFYSDTPKDDVKPSTSKSKVKPMYLKDYERKVILEKEGKYDDEDSDSDDEEAAKRRARASSPSYIQEQKQLKESLRKFVHESDDDDDGKNSSGEEVSQLLTRRIKTQEEKDKEEADYLEWLKGQADFDGPEEVKDMKYLRDYWNDPELDEKECFLRDYVLNKRYKDDDDDDDDERIPTYEEVVQEDVEDSEEEGETFLERQQLFERSYNFRFEEPDAHQIKSYPRNIATSVRAKDDRRKRKREEVKERKKMEKQQKREQLKQLKNLKRKEIMEKLKTLQALTGNDDLAFSQADLDGDFDPNHHDQLMQKFFGDNYYEEQEEEKPQFEDDDNLEEHWNWDTWTGEEREETYEDEADYNASEPHCDDQDFNMDADYDPSQHSESKKKKKERKKMKKDDLPQMGKKRKKSQFAEAVMKSKPVFDPQEKSFEQYLDEYYKLDYEDVIDDLPCRFRYRQVLPNDFGLSTNEILSAEDKELNRWCSLRKTCMFRSDQEEMNDLRNFKLKSQNFKKRKEILVSLYSENNNEVSTAKSTMGKKRRDRVKNAERRNREGEDGATASMMDTSDETAQTLRQFGSDEEGQEEEFLKKKLKLEDTSEEQFGSNVEEPEEEIKLEEKAQPPAADDKVHVKVEAKTKLAKKKFKQSGGRGKRTVGVKIGDQEFSKQRLKAYGLNPKRLFFRQLGRQRRKDQQKKEKQKNKTA; translated from the exons ATGTCTGATGAAGAAGGTTTTAGAATTAACACAGAATTCGCAAAGAGATATGACATATACAGACAGAAGGAAGAGCTGCAGAAGC TGAAGGATCGTTTTGGAGACCGAGAAGTGAACGATGATTCCGAATCGTCCGAATCCAGTTCGGACGAGAGTGAAGTG GACTTGGATCCAGAGGTTGAAAGAGACTTTTACAGGACATTGTCACTCTTGAAGAAGAAAGACCCGAAGATCTATCAGAAAGATGCCAAATTCTACTCAG ACACACCAAAGGATGATGTAAAACCATCAACCTCAAAGTCAAAAGTAAAGCCCATGTACCTGAAGGACTATGAGCGTAAAGTAATTCTGGAGAAGGAAGG gaaaTATGACGACGAGGATAGTGACAGTGATGATGAGGAGGCAGCCAAAAGACGAGCA agGGCCTCATCCCCCAGCTACATTCAGGAGCAGAAGCAGTTGAAAGAAAG TTTACGCAAATTCGTCCACgagagtgatgatgatgatgacggcaAAAATAGTAGTGGAGAAGAAGTTTCCCAGCTGTTAACTAGGAGGATAAAAACACAGGAGGAAAAG gacaaagaggaagcggactaTTTGGAGTGGCTCAAAGGGCAGGCTGATTTTGATGGACCAGAGGAGGTGAAGGACATG AAATATCTACGAGACTACTGGAATGATCCAGAACTGGATGAGAAGGAATGTTTCCTCCGAGACTACGTTCTAAACAAACGCTACaaagatgacgacgatgatgatgatgacgagag GATCCCGACCTACGAGGAGGTGGTCCAGGAAGATGTGGAGGACTCTGAAGAGGAAGGCGAGACGTTCTTGGAGCGACAGCAGCTTTTTGAGAGAAGCTATAATTTCCGTTTTGAGGAGCCCGATGCTCATCAGATCAAGAGCTACCCTCGCAACATCGCCACCTCAGTGCGAGCCAAAGACGATCGCAGGAAACGCAAAAGGGAGGAAGtgaaagaaaggaagaaaatg GAGAAACAGCAAAAACGGGAGCAGCTGAAGCAACTGAAGAACTTGAAGCGAAAAGAGATCATGGAGAAGTTGAAGACTCTTCAGGCGCTCACTGGCAATGACGATCTGGCTTTTAGTCAGGCTGATCTGGATGGAGACTTTGATCCAAATCATCATGACCAGCTCATGCAG AAATTCTTTGGAGATAATTACTATGAAGAGCAGGAAGAGGAGAAACCTCAGTTTGAAGACGACGATAATCTTGAGG AGCACTGGAACTGGGACACGTGGACAGGAGAAGAGCGAGAAGAAACGTATGAAGACGAGGCCGACTACAATGCCTCGGAGCCGCACTGCGATGACCAGGATTTCAAT ATGGATGCCGACTACGATCCCAGCCAGCACAGTGAgtcgaaaaagaagaaaaaggagagGAAGAAAATGAAGAAGGATGATCTACCTCAAATGGGCAAGAAGAGAAAGAAGTCTCAATTTGCTGAAGCGGTCATGAAAAGCAAGCCCGTATTCGATCCTC aggAGAAGAGCTTTGAGCAATACCTGGATGAATACTATAAACTGGACTACGAGGACGTCATCGACGACCTCCCGTGCAGGTTTCGGTACAGGCAGGTCCTGCCCAATGACTTTGGTCTGTCCACTAATGAG ATCTTGAGTGCTGAGGATAAGGAACTCAATCGATGGTGCTCTCTGAGGAAGACCTGCATGTTCAG ATCTGACCAGGAGGAGATGAATGATTTGAGGAACTTCAAGTTGAAATCACAGAATTTTAAGAAGAGAAAAGAAATATTAGTTTCTTTGTATTCTGA AAACAATAATGAGGTGTCAACTGCAAAATCCACGATGGGAAAGAAACGACGCGACCGTGTGAAAAATGCTGAAAGACGCAACAGAGAAGGCGAGGACGGCGCCACAGCCTCAATGATGGACACATCGGACGAGACCGCCCAAACTCTTCGGCAGTTTGGGTCAGATGAAGAGGGACAAGAGGAGGAGTTTCTTAAGAAGAAGCTCAAATTAGAGGACACATCGGAGGAGCAGTTTGGGTCTAATGTAGAGGAACCAGAGGAGGAGATCAAACTCGAGGAGAAAGCCCAGCCACCGGCTGCCGATGACAAGGTTCACGTTAAAGTCGAAGCCAAGACAAAATTGGCCAAGAAGAAGTTTAAGCAATCAGGTGGACGTGGCAAACGAACGGTCGGAGTGAAAATAGGAGATCAGGAGTTTAGTAAACAAAGACTGAAGGCATATGGTTTGAATCCCAAGAGACTGTTCTTCAGACAGCTTGGAAGGCAAAGACGGAAAGATCAACAGAAGAAAGAGaagcaaaaaaacaagacagcTTAA
- the spc24 gene encoding kinetochore protein Spc24 — protein sequence MLVNNFQDIQESLDALVDLTSSQPEILTQMRAEQQTFYDRHVETKETVMQILKDVTQQEEIMVHRLTDMKKKMLQEKELENLDDQLRQFTAKNQMLDSELQFLQSELERLRSPDNELTMLQNEVEEDTTEIIPSAIYVAKLNYLITRIDWEYDTKPHILKGVHYGPDVATPINIDTTVTSQSEIADQLWSFVSDEW from the exons ATGTTAGTGAATAACTTCCAAGATATTCAGGAATCTCTGGATGCACTGGTGGACTTGACCAGCAGTCAACCTGAGATACTAACTCAAATGAGAGCTGAGCAGCAGACCTTTTATGATCGACATGTGGAGACAAAAGAGACAGTGATGCAGATTTTAAAAG atgtGACTCAGCAAGAGGAGATTATGGTCCACCGTCTTACTGACATGAAGAAGAAGATGCTACAGGAAAAAGAGCTGGAGAACTTGGATGATCAGCTGAGGCAGTTCACTGCCAAGAATCAAATGTTGGACTCAGAATTGCA GTTCCTGCAGAGCGAGTTGGAACGACTGAGGAGCCCGGACAACGAGCTcacaatgttgcagaatgaggtGGAAGAAGACACCACAGAGATCATCCCTTCTGCAAT ATATGTCGCAAAGCTGAACTACTTAATAACCAGGATCGATTGGGAATATGATACAAAGCCGCACATCCTTAAAGGAG TGCATTATGGGCCAGATGTTGCAACTCCCATCAACATTGACACCACTGTGACATCTCAAAGTGAGATAGCTGACCAGTTATGGAGTTTTGTGAGTGATGAATGGTAG